The following are encoded together in the Halopiger aswanensis genome:
- a CDS encoding DUF7127 family protein encodes MTLEQFTRNEGQVARRYEYDDGAVLVVDFGTGVADASVDLVDGTVIVIVDDEQYEFELPEGASDAHTFIKNGVLTVELEGDL; translated from the coding sequence ATGACTCTCGAGCAATTCACCCGGAATGAGGGGCAGGTGGCCCGCCGGTACGAGTACGACGACGGCGCGGTGTTGGTCGTCGACTTCGGGACCGGCGTGGCCGATGCCTCGGTCGATCTCGTCGACGGCACGGTCATCGTGATCGTCGACGATGAGCAATACGAGTTCGAGCTCCCCGAGGGTGCAAGCGACGCGCACACGTTTATCAAAAACGGGGTTCTCACTGTCGAACTGGAGGGCGACCTATGA
- a CDS encoding HalOD1 output domain-containing protein, with protein MSGRSPSSTSSERLVQRIVENVAATRDISPSELSTPLYEAVDPDALGRIQQSSDEPSLQVQFPYEGCVVTIDGAGTITVDRPQSDSGSTALPSELALEGASLSSGDEDTE; from the coding sequence ATGTCGGGGCGTTCTCCGAGTTCGACCAGTAGCGAGCGACTCGTGCAGCGAATCGTTGAAAACGTCGCGGCCACTCGGGATATTTCGCCGTCGGAACTCTCGACGCCGCTCTACGAGGCCGTCGATCCCGACGCGCTCGGAAGAATCCAGCAGTCGTCCGACGAGCCGTCGCTTCAGGTTCAGTTCCCCTACGAAGGCTGCGTCGTAACGATCGATGGGGCCGGTACCATCACCGTTGACCGGCCACAGTCCGATTCCGGGTCGACGGCGTTACCCTCGGAACTGGCGCTCGAGGGGGCGTCGCTGTCGTCCGGTGACGAGGATACCGAATAA
- a CDS encoding CDC48 family AAA ATPase has translation MKLTVKPLKQKDAGRGLAAIDRVSMRELDLENGDYIVIEGSGDGQAVARVWPGYPEDEGRGIIRIDGRLRQEADVGIDDNVSVEPADVSPAKSVTVALPQNLRIRGDIGPLVRDKLSGQAVTEGQTVPFSLSFGPMASSGQSVPLKIASTSPSGTVVITDSTTIDISETPAEQVSSGAGGASPEGVPDVTYEDIGGLDDELDQVREMIELPMRHPELFQQLGIEPPKGVLLHGPPGTGKTLMAKAVANEIDAHFETISGPEIMSKYYGESEEQLREVFEEAEENAPAIIFIDELDSIAAKREDAGGDVERRVVAQLLSLMDGLEERGRVTVIAATNRIDDIDPALRRGGRFDREIEIGVPDKEGRKEILQVHTRGMPLQDGIDLDQYAESTHGFVGADLESLAREGAMNALRRIRPDLDLEEDEIDAEVLETLQVTEGDFKEALKGIQPSAMREVFVEVPDVTWNDVGGLEDTKDRLRETIQWPLDYPEVFEQMDMQAAKGVLMYGPPGTGKTLLAKAVANEAQSNFISIKGPELLNKYVGESEKGVREVFEKARSNAPTVIFFDEIDSIAGQRGRQQGDSGVGERVVSQLLTELDGLEELEDVVVIATTNRPDLIDQALLRPGRLDRHVHVPVPDEDARKKIFEVHTRDKPLADSVDLEWLAAETEGYVGADIEAVCREASMAASREFINSVDPEEMADTIGNVRISKEHFEHALGEVNASVTPETREQYEEIEEQFDTAEPQQEEQLGRTFQ, from the coding sequence ATGAAACTCACCGTCAAACCACTAAAACAGAAGGACGCAGGGCGCGGACTGGCCGCGATCGACCGCGTTTCCATGCGCGAGCTCGATCTCGAGAACGGCGACTACATCGTCATCGAGGGCTCGGGCGACGGACAGGCCGTCGCCCGCGTCTGGCCCGGCTACCCCGAGGACGAGGGCCGGGGGATCATCCGGATCGACGGCCGCCTGCGACAGGAGGCCGACGTCGGGATCGACGACAACGTCAGCGTCGAGCCCGCGGACGTCAGCCCCGCCAAGTCGGTCACCGTCGCGCTGCCGCAGAACCTGCGCATCCGCGGCGACATCGGCCCGCTCGTCCGCGACAAGCTGAGCGGACAGGCCGTCACGGAGGGACAGACGGTGCCGTTTTCCCTCTCGTTCGGCCCGATGGCCAGTTCCGGCCAGTCGGTGCCGCTGAAGATCGCGAGCACCTCGCCGTCCGGGACGGTCGTCATCACCGACTCGACGACCATCGACATCTCCGAGACGCCCGCCGAGCAGGTCAGCTCCGGCGCCGGTGGCGCCTCGCCCGAGGGCGTCCCCGACGTCACCTACGAGGACATCGGCGGCCTGGACGACGAACTCGACCAGGTCCGCGAGATGATCGAGCTGCCGATGCGCCACCCCGAGCTGTTCCAGCAGCTGGGCATCGAACCGCCGAAGGGCGTCCTCCTGCACGGCCCGCCGGGCACCGGGAAGACCCTGATGGCCAAGGCCGTCGCCAACGAGATCGACGCCCACTTCGAGACGATCTCCGGCCCGGAGATCATGTCGAAGTACTACGGTGAGAGCGAGGAGCAGCTCCGCGAGGTCTTCGAAGAGGCCGAGGAGAACGCTCCCGCGATCATCTTCATCGACGAACTCGACTCCATCGCGGCCAAGCGCGAAGACGCCGGCGGCGACGTCGAGCGGCGCGTGGTCGCCCAACTCCTCTCGCTGATGGACGGCCTCGAGGAGCGCGGTCGCGTCACCGTCATCGCGGCGACCAACCGCATCGACGACATCGACCCCGCGCTCCGGCGCGGTGGCCGGTTCGACCGCGAGATCGAGATCGGCGTCCCCGACAAGGAGGGCCGCAAGGAGATCCTGCAGGTCCACACCCGCGGGATGCCCCTGCAGGACGGGATCGACCTCGACCAGTACGCCGAGAGCACCCACGGCTTCGTCGGGGCCGACTTAGAGAGCCTCGCACGTGAGGGCGCGATGAACGCGCTCCGTCGCATCCGTCCCGACCTCGACCTGGAGGAGGACGAGATCGACGCCGAGGTTCTCGAGACGCTGCAGGTCACCGAGGGGGACTTCAAGGAGGCGCTCAAGGGCATCCAGCCCTCGGCGATGCGCGAAGTATTCGTCGAGGTCCCCGACGTCACCTGGAACGACGTCGGCGGGCTCGAGGACACCAAGGATCGCCTCCGCGAGACGATCCAGTGGCCGCTGGACTACCCCGAGGTCTTCGAGCAGATGGACATGCAGGCCGCCAAGGGCGTCCTCATGTACGGCCCGCCGGGCACCGGGAAGACGCTGCTCGCGAAGGCCGTCGCCAACGAGGCCCAGTCGAACTTCATCTCGATCAAGGGCCCCGAACTGCTGAACAAGTACGTCGGCGAGTCCGAGAAGGGCGTCCGCGAGGTCTTCGAGAAGGCCCGCTCGAACGCCCCGACCGTGATCTTCTTCGACGAGATCGACTCGATCGCGGGCCAGCGCGGTCGCCAGCAGGGTGACTCCGGCGTCGGCGAACGCGTCGTCTCCCAGCTCCTGACCGAGCTCGACGGCCTCGAGGAACTCGAGGACGTCGTCGTGATCGCCACGACCAACCGGCCGGACCTGATCGATCAGGCCCTGCTCCGTCCCGGCCGACTGGACCGCCACGTCCACGTGCCGGTGCCCGACGAGGACGCTCGCAAGAAGATCTTCGAGGTCCACACCCGCGACAAGCCGCTGGCCGACTCCGTCGACCTCGAGTGGCTGGCTGCGGAAACCGAGGGCTACGTCGGCGCCGACATCGAAGCGGTCTGCCGCGAGGCCTCGATGGCCGCCAGCCGCGAGTTCATCAACTCGGTCGACCCCGAGGAGATGGCCGACACGATCGGCAACGTCCGCATCAGCAAGGAGCACTTCGAGCACGCCCTCGGAGAGGTCAACGCGAGCGTGACCCCCGAAACTCGCGAGCAGTACGAGGAGATCGAAGAACAGTTCGACACGGCCGAACCCCAGCAGGAAGAGCAGCTCGGGCGCACCTTCCAGTAA
- the bcp gene encoding thioredoxin-dependent thiol peroxidase, whose protein sequence is MLDVGDAAPEFELSNQHGETVRRSDFEGQRLVVYFYPRANTEGCTTEACGFDDALEQFDGLETAVVGISDDPVDDLETFADDYDLSFDLLSDELGEVATLYDSYGEKQMFGNTFDGVFRNTYVVGPDGKIEAVFEDVSPDGHAEEVLAKLESLAETPLETASD, encoded by the coding sequence ATGCTCGACGTAGGCGACGCGGCACCCGAGTTCGAATTATCCAACCAACACGGCGAGACCGTCCGCCGGTCCGATTTCGAGGGCCAGCGACTCGTCGTCTACTTCTACCCGCGGGCGAACACCGAGGGCTGTACGACCGAGGCCTGCGGCTTCGACGACGCCCTCGAGCAGTTCGACGGCCTCGAGACGGCGGTCGTCGGCATCAGCGACGATCCCGTCGACGACCTCGAGACGTTCGCCGACGACTACGACCTCTCGTTCGACCTGCTCTCGGACGAACTGGGCGAGGTGGCGACGCTGTACGACTCCTACGGCGAGAAACAGATGTTCGGCAACACCTTCGACGGCGTCTTCCGGAACACGTACGTCGTCGGTCCAGACGGCAAGATCGAAGCCGTTTTCGAGGACGTGTCGCCGGACGGCCACGCCGAGGAAGTCCTGGCGAAACTCGAGAGTTTAGCGGAGACGCCGCTCGAGACGGCGTCTGACTGA
- a CDS encoding Lrp/AsnC family transcriptional regulator — protein sequence MALEPDPDSDVDLDRTDMAILHVLQDDARNITTEAIGDRVGLAASTVANRIADLEESGVIEGYMPIIDHETAGFEHRMLLVGTIEDADREDVVDQVSAIENVVSVTVLMVDEDNVHVELVSQSQDRTERVADELNDIGIEISKTGVITAQRDRPFNHFGRKYTTDS from the coding sequence ATGGCTCTCGAACCCGACCCCGACTCCGACGTCGATCTCGATCGCACCGATATGGCGATTCTCCACGTCCTCCAGGACGACGCCCGGAATATTACGACCGAAGCGATCGGCGACCGGGTCGGCCTCGCGGCGAGTACCGTCGCCAACCGAATCGCGGACCTCGAGGAGAGCGGCGTTATCGAGGGGTACATGCCGATAATCGACCACGAAACCGCAGGATTCGAGCACCGGATGCTCCTCGTCGGGACGATCGAAGACGCCGACCGCGAGGACGTCGTCGATCAGGTGAGCGCGATCGAGAACGTCGTCTCCGTAACGGTGCTGATGGTAGACGAAGACAACGTCCACGTCGAACTCGTCAGCCAGTCGCAGGACCGGACCGAACGCGTCGCCGACGAACTCAACGACATCGGGATCGAGATATCGAAAACGGGGGTCATCACCGCACAGCGGGATCGCCCGTTCAATCACTTCGGGCGGAAGTATACGACTGATTCCTGA